CCCGGCGACGTCGGCATGCACCTGCTCGTGGCGCCGCCGTCGTCGTCCGGAACCATCCCCGGCTTCACCCTCGATGTGATGCAGTCCGTCATGGCCTGGCTGTTCGAACACACGGGGGCCGAGCGCGTCGTCGTCGAACCCGATGTGCGCAACCACAAGATCCACGTCCTCAACGAACGGGTCGGCTTCCACGCGCATTCCGTCGTGACGCTGCCCCCGGTCGATCCCGCCGAAAGCACCAAGGAGGCCCTGCTGAGCTTCTGCACGCGGGACGACTTCCTCGCCACCCTCACCCCGCTCGCCACCCCCGCCACCGAAGGAGCCTCCGCATGACCTCCACCGCCCTTGTTCAGGAAAGCAGCGCTCAGGAAAGCCACGCTCAGGAAAGCAGCGCTCAGGAAAGCCGCGAGCCCGCCGCTCCGGGCCAGGAAGCCGGTGGAGTGGCCCACCTGGAACCGGCTCGGTGGGCGGTGGCCAACCGCCACCTGGTCCGGAAGGCACTCGCCGAGTTCTCGCACGAGCGGCTCTTCGTCCCCGAGCGCACCGGTCACGGCACGGACGGCCGCGGCGCCTACCGCCTCCTGAGCGACGACGGCGGCACCGAGTACCGCTTCGAGGCCACCCTCCGCGGGCTGGACCACTGGAGCATCCCGGCCGCGTCGATCTTCCGCCACCGCGCGGGCCAGGACGAGGAACTCCCGCTCGACGCGCTGGACTTCATCGCGGAGTTCCAGACCAGCCTGACGATCCGGCTGGAACAACTGCCGGTCTATCTGGAGGAGATCAGCAGCACCCTGTCCGGCCATGCTTACAAGCAGGGCCACGGCGTCCCGTCCGGTCTGCTGGCGCGAGGGGTGACGGGCGGCTCCGACGTCGCTCAGGACTTCCAGGCCATCGAACGGGGCATGACGGAGGGGCACCC
The nucleotide sequence above comes from Arthrobacter woluwensis. Encoded proteins:
- a CDS encoding GNAT family N-acetyltransferase, which translates into the protein MNHAFRPVDPAADAELLHGWVTQPYARFWGMLAASVEDVREEYDGLAATGHHEAFLGLRDGVPEFLVERYRPAESPLNAVYQVQPGDVGMHLLVAPPSSSGTIPGFTLDVMQSVMAWLFEHTGAERVVVEPDVRNHKIHVLNERVGFHAHSVVTLPPVDPAESTKEALLSFCTRDDFLATLTPLATPATEGASA